A single Oryza brachyantha chromosome 8, ObraRS2, whole genome shotgun sequence DNA region contains:
- the LOC102722039 gene encoding calcineurin subunit B-like: protein MFATRAVGCKLEGGCARTWQLLPLSSQLEGGSPLVPPEIASASSPPLLLGGGSSRRRRRSSELEGNPASPAERRNGEPEPPIRSDSNSGRSPPSEHEFWPAGIPASSGAAESRRCLAILPSEMGSTSSMLTQYDIEEVQDHCDHAFSQQEIVSLYHRFCQLDRNGGGFVSAEEFMTVPEFAVNPLSQRLLRMLDGLNFKEFVAFLSAFSPRASLQQKIEFIFRVYDTDCNGKVAFDDILSILRDLSGSFMTEQQRQKVLIHVLEEAGYTKDSHFTVPDFMKILDNSDVKMEVEVPID, encoded by the exons ATGTTTGCTACGAGGGCCGTTGGATGTAAACTGGAGGGTGGATGCGCACGAACATGGCAACTTCTGCCGTTATCCTCCCAACTGGAGGGTGGATCCCCTCTCGTCCCACCGGaaatcgcctccgcctcctccccacctctcctcctcggTGGTGGTAgcagccggcgacggcggaggagctccGAGCTCGAGGGGAACCCAGCGTCGCCCGCCGAGCGCCGGAACGGCGAGCCGGAGCCCCCTATCAG ATCGGACTCCAATTCCGGGAGGAGCCCCCCATCTGAACACGAATTTTGGCCGGCCGGGatccccgcctcctccggcgccgccgagtcTCGGAGGTGTCTCGCGATCCTGCCGTCCGAGATGGGGAGCACCTCCTCTATGCTGACGCAGTACGACATCGAGGAGGTCCAGGACCACTGCGACCACGCCT TCTCGCAGCAGGAGATCGTGTCGCTGTACCACCGGTTCTGCCAGCTCGACCGCAATGGGGGCGGATTCGTCTCCGCCGAAGAGTTCATGACCGTCCCCGAGTTCGCCGTTAACCCTCTCTCACAG AGGCTTTTGAGGATGTTAGATGGGCTGAACTTCAAGGAGTTCGTGGCTTTCTTGTCAGCCTTTAGTCCCCGTGCAAGCCTGCAGCAAAAAATTGAAT TTATTTTCAGGGTTTATGACACTGACTGCAACGGGAAGGTGGCATTTGATGACATCTTGAGCATCTTGCGAGATTTGAGTGGCTCTTTTATGACCGAGCAACAGAGACAG AAAGTTTTGATCCATGTTTTAGAAGAAGCTGGCTATACAAAAGATTCACATTTTACTGTACCAGACTTTATGAAG ATTCTTGACAATTCAGATGTGAAGATGGAGGTCGAAGTTCCTATTGACTAA
- the LOC102722322 gene encoding uncharacterized protein LOC102722322, with protein sequence MMAETEDTQLQKAIFAQYIMMKKLFMELEEEREASATAASAALSMIRKLQKEKEQQRMEAWQYKRIAEEKISHSDKVLEILQEVLQQKELETSYLRNQLLVYKHKLLGVGIDDCDIADETITNNIPLFESKTMENLCHNIKRNFSLPILQLNKLSAEKDTGRDVEAVKSAKSRLGGHVCNSSENELKHVSGNASDFEALEVQKSLLTDVDATGEHGEEPNPASSDLSQQSQVLEESSSCSSFSVSSNHRDTCSESAVQVGENTEETRHGDQLKESHTGIGTEEVQSHHPLEETSSCSSFPTSTNHTDSCSERATQAEEDAEDALHGDQTKESHSGIEMEDVAAHPVGDIADTLKIQERSQGVEEYSCTATEIITKESELSPNAVLKERRPHALSKLSATRKVGSMNNLYRNVHVTTEKSSTPRGKSSTPRAGVERTRSRLKRVQSEKMVEMNDNRRSKEQIIMLKEVYEQLNMIESHMRPSTSQETPRNEQSLDSVLEAALSFSI encoded by the exons ATGATGGCAGAAACTGAAGATACTCAGTTGCAAAAAGCAATATTTGCACAATATATTATGATGAAGAAATTATTCATGGAGctagaagaggagagagaagcttCAGCAACCGCTGCAAGTGCAGCCTTGTCGATGATTCGAAAGCTtcagaaggagaaggagcagCAGAGGATGGAAGCATGGCAGTACAAGCGGATAGCTGAGGAAAAGATTAGCCACAGTGACAAAGTACTGGAGATTCTACAGGAAGTCCTGCAGCAGAAGGAATTGGAGACTTCTTATCTGAGAAACCAATTGCTGGTATATAAACACAAGCTATTGGGTGTTGGTATTGATGATTGTGATATTGCAGATGAGACCATAACTAACAATATACCATTATTTGAAAGCAAAACCATGGAGAATCTTTGTCATAACATCAAAAGGAATTTCTCTCTGCCAATCTTGCAGTTGAATAAACTTTCTGCTGAAAAGGATACCGGCAGAGATGTTGAAGCAGTAAAATCAGCAAAGAGCAGGTTAGGTGGCCACGTATGCAATTCGAGTGAAAATGAATTGAAGCATGTTTCTGGAAATGCTAGTGACTTTGAGGCTCTAGAGGTTCAGAAAAGCTTGCTGACAGATGTGGATGCTACAGGAGAACACGGAGAAGAACCAAATCCTGCAAGCAGTGATCTTTCACAACAATCTCAGGTTTTGGAAGAGTCATCCAGTTGTTCGTCATTCTCCGTATCAAGTAATCATAGAGATACATGCAGTGAAAGCGCAGTACAGGTTGGAGAAAATACAGAAGAGACAAGACATGGTGATCAACTCAAAGAGTCACATACAGGCATTGGAACGGAAGAAGTACAATCTCATCATCCCTTGGAAGAGACATCAAGCTGTTCCTCATTCCCCACATCGACTAATCATACAGATTCATGCAGTGAAAGAGCGACCCAGGCTGAAGAGGATGCAGAAGATGCACTGCATGGTGATCAAACCAAAGAGTCACATTCAGGCATTGAAATGGAAGACGTTGCAGCTCATCCTGTAGGTGACATCGCTGACACACTCAAGATTCAAGAAAGAAGCCAAGGAGTGGAAGAATACTCATGCACCGCGACTGAAATCATCACAAAGGAATCGGAACTTTCTCCAAACGCCGTCCTGAAAGAGCGGCGGCCACATGCTCTATCCAAGCTATCTGCGACAAGAAAAGTTGGCTCCATGAACAACCTCTACAGGAATGTCCATGTCACCACCGAGAAGAGCTCAACACCACGAGGGAAGAGCTCAACGCCACGAGCTGGCGTCGAGAGGACCAGATCAAGGCTGAAGCGGGTGCAGAGCGAGAAGATGGTTGAGATGAATGACAACAGGAGAAGCAAGGAGCAGATCATAATGCTCAAGGAGGTGTACGAGCAGCTCAACATGATAGAGTCACACATGAGGCCTTCAACTTCACAGGAGACCCCTCGGAATGAACAATCCTTGGACTCTGTTTTGGAg GCGGCTTTGTCCTTCTCCATATAG